The Phycisphaerae bacterium genome has a window encoding:
- the pglX gene encoding BREX-2 system adenine-specific DNA-methyltransferase PglX has protein sequence MIDRKQLLADLKPLLKEFEADLRARCDEVPQIDADLQKEYAQAKDAGRTGDAYEAWRADLITQVAAAWVLSCVFVRFLEDNELISPPRISGPLHGAGDGRGMARARDERDLYFKDHAKNTDRDYLLAVFDDMAKLPGAKDIFGPHNLVNAYRDWLSGDAAQKLIEFFQRIDKDESGELVHDFTDPTWDTRFLGDLYQDLSEAARKKYALLQTPVFVEEFILDRTLEPAIDAFGLKGLRMIDPACGSGHFLLGAFARVLKRWRTLEPATPDRELINNAAASIHGVDLNPFAVAIARFRLLAAAMRECHLRRLAHAPTFRFRLACGDSLLHGARESDLGLVADPLGQHVYGAEDLPTLRQILRPNHYHVVVGNPPYIAVKDSALRAHYRDRFTTCYGRYTLSVPFFERFFDLAIQPSDSRDVSQSGFIGKITANAFMKREFGKRLIEKYLAGLDLTHVIDTSGAYIPGHGTPTVIIFARNRLPVGDQVRAVMGIRGEPRAPEDPARGLVWTAILHQIDVPGSESTYISVADSDRKHFANHPWSIGGGGAADLKASLDEGCELRVVDVAESTGIMSVTGEDELYIFPDVLAIRRLRIEASRSLVMGDQIRDWQCDQPRPALWPYDTDLKPRPLESMPNMAQLLWQHRSVLSRRKKFGTPMLERGMTWYEWQELYTDKLKTALALVYGEVATHNNFVFDRGGRIFNRTAPLIKLRSDATDSDHFPLLGILNSSLTCFWLKQGAHNKGDSTDDQGARTTGDVAFNTYAFNARLLERLPLPSERPQAIPRQLDKLSRRYRELTPDANGLLTNNTEREAAAAEAERTLGRLIALQEELDWECYQLYGIIDNAPLSEDPPPIHGGERAFEFVLAQRIKTGEEESTWFQRHGFVPRTEMPPEWPKQYRTVVQKRIDFIRNDPRIGLIERPENKRRWHVESRPPQEQRACRAWLLCRLEYLFDLDGRMNEEGLLTAHASLREPRVTNTAQVADLARVDTDFMQVAALYAGRMDFDVARLVDELIAEESVPALPVLRYRPSGLDKRAVWERTWDLQREEDRLTAAREAAHDALQAEEDRIRERFPEETRELKASRALLLDLCKKLYRDFAPKAEVTWEYEPEITAGVLLSHGVPSEGLILARQMEDLKNTVHKQSMNLDSLVREPCKDDRDYQAALEHLDSIPQPPEIAVPPKYKSSDFLDGNYWRLRGKLDVPKERWVSFPYCEGEDGTLVIAWAGYDHLQLARAIAERYELAKEQEGRKLVPLLAAIGQLIPWLKQWHNELDPAYGTRMGDYFENYLAEEAKAIGKTVDEVMAWKPPADAIQKKRRRRTKVT, from the coding sequence ATGATTGACCGCAAACAACTGCTTGCTGATCTCAAGCCGCTCCTCAAGGAGTTCGAAGCGGATCTTCGCGCGCGGTGCGATGAGGTTCCGCAAATCGACGCTGATCTTCAGAAGGAGTACGCCCAAGCAAAGGATGCTGGCCGCACTGGGGATGCGTACGAAGCATGGCGCGCGGATCTGATCACGCAGGTCGCGGCCGCGTGGGTGCTGTCGTGCGTCTTTGTGCGCTTCCTCGAAGACAACGAGTTGATCTCGCCACCACGGATCTCCGGGCCGCTGCATGGCGCGGGCGACGGGCGCGGGATGGCGCGGGCTCGCGACGAGCGGGACCTGTACTTCAAGGACCATGCGAAAAACACCGACCGTGACTATCTGTTGGCTGTATTCGATGACATGGCCAAACTGCCGGGCGCGAAGGACATCTTTGGTCCGCACAACCTTGTTAACGCCTACCGCGATTGGCTCTCTGGCGACGCGGCACAGAAGCTGATCGAGTTCTTCCAGAGGATCGACAAAGACGAGAGCGGCGAGCTTGTTCACGACTTCACCGATCCGACCTGGGACACGCGTTTTTTGGGCGACCTGTATCAGGACCTCTCTGAGGCAGCGCGTAAGAAGTACGCATTGCTGCAGACGCCGGTGTTCGTCGAGGAATTCATCCTAGACCGGACGCTGGAGCCGGCCATCGACGCGTTTGGCCTCAAGGGACTCAGAATGATCGACCCCGCGTGTGGCAGCGGGCACTTCCTACTGGGAGCGTTTGCTCGAGTACTGAAGCGTTGGCGCACCTTGGAACCAGCGACACCTGATCGTGAGTTAATAAACAATGCTGCAGCATCGATACATGGAGTTGATTTGAACCCGTTCGCGGTTGCGATCGCACGCTTTCGGCTATTGGCGGCAGCGATGCGCGAGTGTCACCTTCGCAGATTAGCGCACGCACCAACATTCCGATTCAGGCTGGCATGTGGCGACTCACTTCTTCACGGGGCGCGCGAGAGTGACCTGGGCCTTGTTGCGGATCCACTGGGGCAACATGTCTATGGCGCAGAGGATCTCCCGACACTCCGCCAGATCCTCCGACCGAACCACTACCACGTAGTCGTTGGGAATCCCCCGTACATTGCTGTCAAGGACTCGGCACTTCGAGCTCACTATCGTGATAGGTTCACAACCTGTTACGGGAGATACACGCTTTCTGTGCCATTCTTCGAACGCTTCTTCGATCTGGCAATCCAACCATCTGATTCGCGCGATGTTTCCCAGTCCGGTTTCATTGGCAAGATCACTGCGAACGCCTTCATGAAACGCGAATTCGGGAAGAGGCTCATTGAAAAATACCTCGCCGGTCTCGATCTCACGCATGTTATCGATACAAGCGGTGCATACATTCCTGGTCACGGAACTCCGACCGTCATTATCTTCGCCCGCAACAGGCTGCCGGTCGGTGACCAAGTCCGGGCGGTGATGGGCATCCGCGGAGAGCCGCGTGCCCCAGAAGATCCCGCACGCGGATTGGTCTGGACTGCCATTCTTCATCAGATCGATGTGCCAGGCAGTGAAAGCACTTATATTAGCGTCGCAGATAGTGACCGGAAGCACTTCGCAAATCACCCTTGGTCGATTGGCGGCGGAGGCGCTGCCGATTTGAAGGCGTCGCTTGATGAAGGGTGCGAGCTGCGCGTTGTCGATGTAGCAGAGAGTACCGGGATCATGTCTGTGACAGGGGAGGACGAACTCTACATCTTCCCAGATGTCTTGGCGATCCGCCGATTGCGCATTGAGGCATCTCGATCCCTTGTCATGGGCGACCAGATTCGAGACTGGCAGTGCGATCAGCCGCGCCCGGCGCTTTGGCCATATGACACCGACCTAAAACCAAGGCCACTCGAAAGTATGCCCAACATGGCGCAACTGCTTTGGCAGCACCGATCCGTACTGTCACGTCGTAAGAAGTTCGGTACTCCGATGCTTGAACGAGGCATGACTTGGTACGAGTGGCAGGAGCTTTATACTGACAAACTCAAGACAGCGTTGGCTCTGGTCTATGGCGAGGTTGCTACGCATAATAACTTCGTGTTTGATCGTGGGGGGCGCATCTTCAACCGAACAGCGCCCCTCATCAAACTGCGCTCAGACGCAACGGACTCCGATCACTTTCCTCTTCTTGGCATATTAAACTCCTCACTGACTTGCTTTTGGTTAAAGCAGGGCGCACACAACAAAGGAGATTCGACCGACGATCAGGGCGCACGAACAACTGGCGACGTCGCCTTCAACACGTACGCCTTCAATGCTCGCTTGCTCGAAAGGCTACCGCTGCCAAGCGAACGGCCTCAGGCCATCCCACGCCAGCTTGACAAACTATCGAGGCGCTATCGCGAACTAACTCCTGACGCAAACGGCTTATTGACTAACAACACAGAACGGGAGGCAGCCGCCGCTGAGGCTGAGCGAACGCTCGGAAGGCTAATCGCACTGCAAGAGGAACTCGATTGGGAATGCTATCAGCTCTATGGCATCATAGACAATGCACCACTATCCGAAGATCCCCCACCTATTCATGGTGGAGAACGGGCGTTTGAGTTCGTCCTCGCCCAGAGGATCAAGACTGGCGAAGAAGAATCGACGTGGTTTCAACGACACGGATTCGTACCCCGCACTGAAATGCCGCCCGAATGGCCAAAGCAGTACAGAACGGTTGTGCAGAAACGGATCGATTTCATACGGAATGACCCGAGAATTGGGTTAATTGAGCGGCCCGAAAACAAGAGGCGGTGGCACGTGGAATCTCGACCGCCACAAGAACAGCGAGCGTGCCGAGCTTGGCTTCTGTGCCGTCTAGAATACTTATTCGATCTGGATGGTCGGATGAATGAAGAGGGACTGCTGACGGCACACGCATCGCTTCGTGAGCCGCGTGTTACAAACACAGCGCAGGTTGCCGACTTAGCTCGTGTGGACACGGATTTCATGCAAGTGGCAGCTTTGTATGCTGGACGGATGGACTTCGATGTAGCGAGGCTCGTAGACGAGTTGATCGCGGAGGAAAGTGTGCCGGCGCTACCCGTTCTGCGCTACAGACCGAGCGGCTTAGATAAGCGCGCCGTTTGGGAGCGAACGTGGGACTTGCAGCGTGAAGAGGACCGCCTCACTGCCGCTCGTGAGGCGGCGCACGACGCGCTTCAGGCTGAAGAGGATCGGATACGTGAGCGGTTCCCGGAAGAGACTCGGGAGTTGAAGGCATCACGTGCGTTGTTGCTTGACTTGTGCAAGAAGCTATACCGCGATTTCGCACCTAAAGCTGAGGTGACGTGGGAATATGAGCCTGAGATCACGGCAGGCGTGCTCCTAAGTCACGGTGTTCCGTCAGAGGGGCTAATTCTCGCCCGTCAGATGGAAGACCTGAAGAACACCGTTCACAAGCAATCCATGAATCTCGACAGCCTCGTACGAGAGCCGTGCAAGGATGACAGGGATTACCAGGCGGCGTTGGAACATCTCGACTCTATTCCGCAGCCACCTGAGATCGCGGTGCCCCCAAAGTACAAAAGCTCAGACTTCCTCGACGGCAACTACTGGCGCCTGCGTGGCAAGCTGGATGTGCCCAAGGAACGCTGGGTGAGCTTCCCCTACTGCGAGGGCGAGGACGGCACGCTCGTCATCGCCTGGGCCGGCTACGACCACCTGCAACTTGCCCGCGCGATCGCCGAGCGCTACGAGCTGGCCAAGGAACAGGAAGGTCGCAAGCTCGTGCCCCTGCTCGCCGCCATCGGCCAGCTCATCCCCTGGCTCAAGCAGTGGCACAACGAGCTAGACCCGGCGTACGGCACCCGCATGGGCGACTACTTCGAGAACTACCTGGCCGAAGAGGCCAAGGCGATCGGCAAAACCGTGGACGAAGTCATGGCTTGGAAACCGCCTGCAGACGCGATACAAAAAAAACGGCGGAGAAGAACGAAGGTAACGTAG